A section of the Serratia liquefaciens ATCC 27592 genome encodes:
- the murA gene encoding UDP-N-acetylglucosamine 1-carboxyvinyltransferase: protein MDKFRVQGRTRLSGEVAISGAKNAALPILFAALLAEEPVELQNVPKLKDIDTTIKLLSQLGTKIERNGSVFVDASGVNEFCAPYDLVKTMRASIWALGPLVARFGRGQVSLPGGCAIGARPVDLHITGLEQLGAEIKLEEGYVKASVDGRLKGAHIVMDKVSVGATVTIMSAATLATGTTVIENAAREPEIVDTANFLNTLGAKITGAGSDRITIEGVERLGGGVYRVLPDRIETGTFLIAAAVSGGKVMCRDTRPDTLDAVLAKLREAGADIEVGEDWISLDMHGKRPKAVTVRTAPHPGFPTDMQAQFSLLNLVAEGTGVITETIFENRFMHVPELIRMGAHAEIESNTVICHGVEQLSGAQVMATDLRASASLVLAGCIADGVTVVDRIYHIDRGYERIEDKLRALGANIERVKGE from the coding sequence ATGGATAAATTTCGTGTGCAGGGCCGGACCCGCCTCAGCGGTGAAGTGGCTATTTCCGGGGCTAAAAACGCCGCCCTGCCGATCCTGTTCGCCGCATTGTTAGCGGAAGAGCCGGTCGAGTTGCAGAATGTCCCGAAGCTGAAGGACATCGACACCACCATTAAGCTACTCAGCCAATTAGGCACCAAGATTGAACGCAACGGTTCCGTATTCGTTGACGCCAGCGGCGTGAACGAATTCTGTGCACCCTACGATCTGGTGAAAACCATGCGCGCCTCTATCTGGGCGTTGGGGCCGTTGGTTGCCCGTTTCGGCCGTGGTCAGGTTTCTCTGCCGGGCGGCTGCGCCATCGGTGCGCGTCCGGTCGATCTGCATATTACCGGTCTGGAACAGCTCGGTGCAGAGATCAAACTGGAAGAAGGCTATGTTAAAGCTTCCGTCGATGGCCGCCTGAAGGGCGCACACATCGTTATGGACAAGGTCAGCGTTGGCGCTACCGTGACCATCATGAGTGCTGCCACCCTGGCGACCGGTACCACCGTGATTGAGAATGCTGCGCGTGAACCGGAAATTGTCGATACGGCCAACTTCCTCAACACGCTCGGCGCAAAAATCACCGGTGCCGGCAGTGACCGCATTACTATCGAAGGGGTTGAGCGTCTGGGCGGCGGTGTTTATCGCGTTCTGCCGGATCGCATCGAGACCGGTACCTTCCTGATCGCTGCAGCCGTTTCCGGTGGCAAGGTGATGTGCCGTGATACCCGTCCTGATACGCTGGATGCTGTGTTGGCCAAGCTGCGCGAAGCCGGTGCGGATATCGAAGTGGGCGAAGACTGGATCAGTCTGGATATGCATGGCAAACGCCCTAAAGCGGTGACCGTGCGTACTGCGCCACACCCGGGGTTCCCGACCGATATGCAGGCTCAGTTCAGCCTGCTGAACCTGGTTGCGGAAGGCACCGGTGTGATCACCGAAACCATCTTTGAAAACCGCTTCATGCATGTGCCTGAGCTGATCCGTATGGGTGCACACGCTGAGATCGAGAGCAACACCGTGATTTGCCACGGCGTTGAGCAACTGTCAGGGGCTCAGGTGATGGCGACCGATCTGCGTGCTTCAGCCAGCCTGGTATTGGCCGGTTGCATCGCCGATGGTGTGACCGTCGTCGATCGTATCTATCACATCGACCGTGGTTATGAGCGTATCGAAGACAAGCTGCGCGCGCTGGGTGCTAATATCGAGCGTGTGAAAGGCGAGTAA
- the zapE gene encoding cell division protein ZapE, with product MQAQSPLSRYQRLLAAGEYQADEVQRQAVTQLDHIYQALQQIPAVSAPAGGLRGKLSRLLGKSSETAKQRPVQGLYMWGGVGRGKTWLMDMFFHSLPGDRKLRLHFHRFMLRVHEELTELQGQENPLEIIADGFKAQTDVLCFDEFFVSDITDAMLLATLLQALFARGITLVATSNIPPDDLYRNGLQRARFLPAIDLINEYCDVMNVDAGIDYRLRTLTQAHLYLTPLDEQTRQTMDQMFVKLAGKKGEAAPVLQINHRPLQVIHAVDGVLAVDFHTLCEEARSQLDYIALSRLYHSVILYNVRVMGPLKENTARRFLALVDEFYERHVKLVIAAEASMFEIYQGERLKFEYQRCLSRLQEMQSEEYLKLPHLP from the coding sequence ATGCAGGCACAATCACCGTTATCACGCTACCAGCGGCTGCTTGCTGCGGGGGAATACCAGGCCGATGAGGTTCAACGCCAGGCCGTCACTCAACTGGATCATATCTATCAGGCCTTGCAGCAAATACCGGCCGTCAGTGCACCTGCCGGCGGTCTGCGCGGCAAGCTGAGCCGTTTGCTGGGCAAAAGCAGCGAAACGGCAAAACAGCGGCCGGTGCAGGGCTTATATATGTGGGGCGGGGTCGGGCGTGGCAAAACCTGGCTGATGGATATGTTTTTCCACAGCCTGCCGGGTGACCGCAAGCTACGGCTGCATTTCCACCGCTTCATGCTGCGGGTGCACGAAGAGCTGACCGAATTGCAGGGGCAGGAAAATCCGCTGGAAATCATCGCTGATGGTTTCAAGGCGCAAACCGACGTGCTGTGTTTCGACGAGTTCTTTGTTTCCGATATCACCGACGCCATGCTGCTGGCGACGCTGTTGCAGGCGCTGTTTGCCCGTGGCATCACGCTGGTCGCCACCTCCAATATTCCGCCGGACGATCTGTATCGCAACGGTCTGCAGCGCGCGCGCTTCCTGCCGGCGATCGACCTGATTAACGAATATTGCGATGTGATGAACGTTGATGCCGGCATTGATTATCGTCTGCGCACCCTGACTCAGGCGCACCTGTATCTGACGCCGCTGGATGAACAAACCCGGCAGACCATGGATCAGATGTTCGTGAAACTGGCCGGCAAGAAAGGCGAGGCGGCACCGGTATTGCAGATCAATCACCGGCCGCTGCAGGTTATCCACGCGGTAGACGGCGTGCTGGCCGTTGATTTTCATACCTTGTGCGAGGAAGCACGCAGCCAGCTCGATTACATCGCCTTATCGCGCCTCTACCACAGCGTTATCCTGTATAATGTGCGCGTGATGGGGCCGTTGAAGGAAAATACCGCACGCCGCTTCCTGGCGTTGGTGGATGAATTTTACGAGCGCCACGTCAAGTTGGTGATCGCTGCCGAAGCCTCGATGTTCGAGATTTACCAGGGCGAGCGGTTGAAGTTCGAGTACCAGCGTTGCCTGTCACGTCTGCAGGAGATGCAGAGTGAAGAGTATCTGAAGTTGCCGCATCTGCCTTGA
- the ibaG gene encoding BolA family iron metabolism protein IbaG — protein MENSEIKDVLMRALALEEAHVTGDGSHFQVIVVGELFAAMSRVKKQQAVYAPLMEYIADNRIHALSIKAYTPEEWQRDRKLNGF, from the coding sequence ATGGAAAATAGCGAGATTAAAGATGTGCTGATGCGCGCATTGGCACTGGAAGAAGCACATGTTACCGGCGACGGCAGCCATTTTCAGGTGATCGTGGTCGGTGAGCTGTTTGCCGCCATGAGCCGCGTTAAGAAACAACAGGCGGTCTATGCGCCGTTGATGGAATACATTGCGGACAACCGTATTCACGCCTTGTCGATTAAGGCGTACACCCCTGAAGAGTGGCAGCGAGATCGCAAACTCAACGGATTTTAA
- the degQ gene encoding serine endoprotease DegQ encodes MKKKSLILSALAMSIGLTLTSVPAATAAMPVAVQGQPLPSLAPMLEKVLPAVVSVHVEGTQVQRQQVPEEFRRFFGPGGPGQQQSSRPFEGLGSGVIIDAAKGYVLTNNHVINNADKISVQLNDGREVDAKLVGRDEQSDIALLQLNDVKNLTAIKMADSDKLRVGDFAVAVGNPFGLGQTATSGIISALGRSGLNLEGLENFIQTDASINRGNSGGALVNLNGELIGINTAILAPSGGNVGIGFAIPSNMAQNLSQQLIEFGEVKRGLLGIKGSEMTADMAKAFNTDAQRGAFVSEVLPKSAAAKAGIKAGDILVSVDGKPVSSFAELRAKVGTTAPGKTIKVGLLRDGKPQEVSVTLDNSESASTNAETLSPALQGVSLSNGAIPSGEKGVKIDKVDKGSAAAQIGLQKDDVIIGVNRQRIENITALRKVLEAKPPVMALNIVRGGETIYLLLR; translated from the coding sequence ATGAAGAAAAAGTCGTTAATTCTTAGTGCATTGGCAATGAGTATTGGCCTCACACTGACCTCCGTACCGGCTGCCACCGCCGCGATGCCCGTCGCCGTTCAAGGGCAACCGCTGCCAAGCCTGGCGCCGATGCTGGAGAAGGTCTTGCCCGCAGTGGTCAGCGTGCATGTTGAAGGAACCCAGGTACAACGCCAGCAAGTTCCGGAGGAGTTCAGACGCTTCTTTGGCCCTGGTGGCCCTGGGCAACAGCAAAGCTCACGCCCGTTTGAAGGCTTGGGTTCCGGCGTCATCATCGACGCCGCCAAGGGCTATGTGCTGACCAACAACCACGTGATCAACAACGCCGATAAAATCAGCGTACAGTTGAACGATGGCCGTGAAGTGGACGCCAAGCTGGTAGGCCGTGACGAACAGTCCGATATCGCCCTGCTTCAGCTCAACGACGTGAAAAACCTGACCGCTATAAAAATGGCGGACTCCGATAAACTGCGGGTCGGTGATTTCGCCGTGGCCGTCGGCAACCCGTTTGGCCTGGGCCAAACCGCCACTTCCGGCATTATTTCCGCGTTGGGCCGCAGTGGCCTGAACCTGGAAGGGTTGGAAAACTTTATTCAGACCGATGCGTCCATCAACCGCGGCAACTCCGGTGGCGCGCTGGTTAACCTTAACGGTGAGCTGATCGGCATCAACACCGCCATTTTGGCGCCAAGCGGCGGCAACGTGGGGATCGGTTTTGCCATTCCGAGCAACATGGCGCAGAACCTCAGCCAGCAGTTGATCGAGTTTGGCGAAGTGAAACGCGGGCTACTGGGCATTAAAGGCAGTGAAATGACCGCCGATATGGCCAAGGCCTTTAATACCGACGCGCAACGCGGGGCGTTCGTCAGCGAAGTGCTGCCGAAATCCGCCGCTGCCAAGGCGGGCATCAAGGCTGGCGATATCCTGGTTTCGGTGGACGGCAAGCCTGTCAGCAGTTTCGCCGAGCTGCGCGCCAAGGTTGGCACCACTGCGCCGGGCAAAACCATCAAGGTTGGTCTGCTGCGCGACGGCAAACCGCAGGAAGTTTCCGTTACGCTGGATAACAGCGAAAGCGCCTCAACCAATGCCGAAACGCTTTCCCCAGCTCTGCAGGGGGTTTCACTCAGCAACGGGGCGATCCCAAGCGGTGAAAAAGGCGTGAAGATCGATAAAGTGGACAAAGGCTCTGCGGCGGCACAAATCGGGCTGCAGAAAGACGATGTGATCATCGGCGTCAACCGCCAGCGTATTGAGAACATCACTGCACTGCGCAAAGTGCTGGAAGCCAAACCACCGGTCATGGCGCTGAATATCGTGCGCGGCGGCGAAACCATTTATCTGCTGTTGCGCTGA
- the rplM gene encoding 50S ribosomal protein L13 produces the protein MKTFTAKPESVQRDWYVVDADGKTLGRLATELARRLRGKHKAEYTPHVDTGDYIIVLNAEKVAVTGNKRTDKVYYHHTGHIGGIKQATFEEMIARRPERVIEIAVKGMLPKGPLGRAMFRKLKVYAGNEHTHAAQQPQVLDI, from the coding sequence ATGAAAACTTTTACAGCTAAACCAGAGAGCGTTCAACGCGACTGGTACGTTGTTGATGCAGATGGTAAAACTTTAGGCCGTCTCGCTACTGAACTGGCTCGTCGTCTGCGCGGCAAGCATAAAGCGGAATACACCCCGCACGTTGATACCGGTGACTACATCATCGTTCTGAACGCAGAAAAAGTTGCTGTAACCGGCAACAAGCGTACAGACAAGGTGTATTACCACCACACCGGCCACATCGGTGGTATCAAGCAAGCGACCTTTGAAGAGATGATTGCCCGCCGTCCTGAGCGCGTGATTGAAATCGCGGTTAAAGGCATGCTGCCAAAGGGTCCGTTGGGTCGTGCAATGTTCCGTAAACTGAAAGTTTACGCGGGCAACGAGCACACTCATGCGGCACAGCAACCGCAAGTTCTTGACATCTAA
- the sspB gene encoding ClpXP protease specificity-enhancing factor translates to MDMSQMTPRRPYLLRAFYDWLLDNQLTPHLVVDVTRPDVQVPMEFARDGQIVLNIAPRAVGNLELGNDEVHFNARFGGVPRQVSVPMAAVLAIYARENGAGTMFEPEAAYEAEGAFEGLDNETIPSESLMSVIDGDRPDLSEDNDSDDEPPLPPRGGRPALRVVK, encoded by the coding sequence ATGGATATGTCTCAGATGACACCACGCCGTCCGTATTTGCTACGGGCGTTCTATGACTGGTTGCTGGACAATCAGCTAACACCGCATCTGGTGGTAGATGTGACGCGTCCTGATGTGCAAGTGCCGATGGAATTCGCCCGCGATGGACAGATTGTTCTGAACATTGCGCCGCGTGCGGTGGGCAATCTGGAACTGGGCAACGACGAAGTGCATTTCAACGCACGTTTCGGCGGTGTGCCGCGTCAGGTTTCTGTGCCAATGGCAGCCGTGCTGGCGATCTATGCGCGTGAGAACGGTGCAGGCACCATGTTCGAACCGGAAGCCGCTTATGAAGCGGAAGGCGCGTTTGAAGGCCTGGACAATGAGACGATCCCATCGGAAAGCCTGATGTCGGTGATTGATGGCGATCGGCCGGATCTGAGTGAAGATAACGATTCGGACGATGAACCGCCTCTGCCGCCACGTGGTGGCCGCCCGGCACTGCGCGTGGTGAAATAA
- the rpsI gene encoding 30S ribosomal protein S9, which produces MAENQYYGTGRRKSSAARVFIKPGSGNIVINQRSLEQYFGRETARMVVRQPLELTDMVGKFDLYITVKGGGISGQAGAIRHGITRALMEYDETLRAELRKAGFVTRDARQVERKKVGLRKARRRPQFSKR; this is translated from the coding sequence ATGGCTGAAAATCAATACTACGGCACTGGTCGCCGCAAAAGCTCCGCCGCTCGCGTTTTCATCAAGCCGGGCAGTGGTAACATCGTAATTAACCAGCGCAGCCTGGAACAGTACTTCGGTCGCGAAACTGCCCGCATGGTAGTTCGTCAACCGCTGGAACTGACTGACATGGTTGGTAAATTTGACCTGTACATCACCGTTAAAGGTGGTGGTATCTCTGGTCAAGCTGGTGCTATCCGTCACGGTATCACCCGTGCACTGATGGAGTACGACGAGACTCTGCGTGCAGAATTGCGTAAAGCTGGCTTCGTCACTCGTGACGCCCGTCAGGTTGAACGTAAGAAAGTCGGTCTGCGTAAAGCACGTCGCCGTCCGCAGTTCTCCAAGCGTTAA
- the sspA gene encoding stringent starvation protein SspA: MAVAANKRSVMTLFSGPTDIFSHQVRIVLAEKGVSVEIEQVELDNLPQDLIDLNPYQTVPTLVDRELTLYESRIIMEYLDERFPHPPLMPVYPVARGESRLMMLRIEKNWYSLMYKIEQSNGQEAESARRQLREELLAIAPIFGQTPYFMSEEFSLVDCYLAPLLWRLPQLGIELSGAGSKELKGYMTRVFERDAFLASLTEAEREMRLQTRG, translated from the coding sequence ATGGCTGTCGCTGCCAACAAACGTTCGGTAATGACGCTGTTCTCTGGCCCGACCGACATTTTTAGCCATCAAGTACGTATCGTACTGGCGGAGAAAGGTGTCAGCGTCGAGATTGAGCAGGTTGAGTTGGATAACCTGCCGCAGGATCTGATTGACCTCAACCCGTACCAGACGGTGCCTACGCTGGTCGATCGCGAACTGACCCTGTATGAATCCCGTATCATCATGGAATACCTTGATGAACGCTTCCCGCACCCGCCGTTGATGCCGGTTTATCCGGTCGCGCGCGGCGAGAGCCGCCTGATGATGCTGCGTATCGAGAAAAACTGGTATTCGCTGATGTACAAAATCGAGCAGAGCAACGGCCAGGAAGCTGAATCAGCTCGCCGTCAACTGCGCGAAGAGCTGCTGGCGATTGCCCCTATCTTTGGTCAGACGCCGTATTTCATGAGCGAAGAGTTCAGCCTGGTGGATTGCTACCTGGCGCCGCTGCTGTGGCGTTTACCGCAGTTAGGCATTGAGCTGAGCGGTGCTGGCTCCAAAGAGCTGAAAGGCTACATGACCCGCGTGTTCGAACGCGATGCCTTCCTGGCCTCCCTGACCGAAGCCGAGCGCGAAATGCGCCTGCAGACTCGGGGCTAA
- the mlaC gene encoding phospholipid-binding protein MlaC, which yields MFKRLLMVALLVVAPLANAVDQTNPYSLMQDAAEKTFTRLKTEQPKIKQDPNYLRSVVHQELMPFVQVKYAGALVLGRFYKESTPAQREAYFTAFQAYLEQAYGQALAMYHGQTYQIEPEKPLGDASIVAIRVTIIDNGGRPPVRLDFQWRKNTKTGNWQAYDMIAEGVSMITTKQNEWASTLRTQGIDGLTKQLQAAAAQPITLDQKN from the coding sequence ATGTTTAAACGTTTACTTATGGTTGCCCTGCTGGTGGTCGCACCGCTGGCGAATGCGGTCGATCAGACCAATCCTTACAGCCTGATGCAAGACGCGGCTGAGAAGACCTTCACCCGTCTGAAAACCGAACAGCCGAAGATCAAGCAGGACCCTAACTACCTGCGTTCCGTGGTGCATCAGGAGCTGATGCCGTTTGTGCAGGTCAAATACGCCGGTGCGCTGGTGCTGGGCCGTTTTTACAAAGAATCGACGCCGGCGCAGCGTGAAGCCTACTTCACCGCATTCCAGGCCTACCTGGAACAGGCTTACGGCCAGGCGCTGGCGATGTACCACGGCCAAACTTATCAGATTGAGCCAGAGAAGCCGCTGGGCGACGCCAGCATTGTGGCGATCCGCGTGACCATCATCGACAATGGCGGTCGTCCGCCGGTGCGTCTGGACTTCCAGTGGCGCAAAAACACCAAAACCGGTAACTGGCAGGCTTATGACATGATCGCCGAAGGCGTCAGCATGATCACCACCAAGCAGAACGAGTGGGCTTCTACGCTGCGTACCCAGGGGATCGACGGCCTGACCAAGCAACTGCAGGCGGCGGCGGCTCAGCCGATTACTCTGGATCAGAAAAACTGA
- the mlaE gene encoding lipid asymmetry maintenance ABC transporter permease subunit MlaE, which produces MLLQALASLGRRGINTSASFGRAGLMLFNALVGRPEPRRQWPLLLKQLHSVGVQSLLIIVVSGLFIGMVLGLQGYLVLTTYSAEASLGMMVALSLLRELGPVVTALLFAGRAGSALTAEIGLMKATEQISSLEMMAVDPLRRIVAPRFWAGLISMPLLTMIFVAIGIWGGSVVGVDWKGIDSGFFWSAMQGAVEWKKDLLNCLIKSVVFAITVTWIAIFNGYDAVPTSEGISRATTRTVVHSSLAVLGLDFVLTALMFGN; this is translated from the coding sequence ATGTTATTACAGGCGTTAGCGTCGTTAGGACGCCGTGGCATCAACACCAGCGCCAGCTTTGGGCGTGCCGGGTTGATGCTGTTCAACGCGCTGGTCGGGCGGCCTGAGCCGCGCAGGCAGTGGCCGCTGTTGCTCAAGCAGTTGCACAGCGTGGGCGTGCAGTCGCTGCTGATCATCGTGGTTTCCGGGTTGTTTATCGGTATGGTGCTGGGGCTGCAGGGTTATCTGGTACTGACCACTTACAGCGCAGAAGCCAGCCTGGGCATGATGGTGGCGTTATCGCTGCTGCGTGAACTGGGCCCGGTGGTCACCGCGTTGCTGTTTGCCGGGCGTGCCGGCTCTGCATTGACGGCCGAAATTGGCCTGATGAAGGCAACGGAACAAATTTCCAGCCTGGAAATGATGGCCGTCGATCCGCTGCGGCGTATCGTTGCGCCGCGCTTCTGGGCCGGTTTGATCAGCATGCCATTGCTGACGATGATTTTTGTCGCTATCGGCATCTGGGGCGGCTCGGTGGTGGGCGTAGACTGGAAGGGCATCGACAGTGGCTTCTTCTGGTCGGCCATGCAGGGCGCCGTTGAGTGGAAAAAAGACTTGCTCAACTGCCTGATCAAGAGCGTGGTATTTGCCATCACCGTGACCTGGATTGCCATCTTCAACGGGTATGATGCCGTACCTACCTCTGAAGGGATAAGCCGGGCAACGACCCGTACCGTGGTACATTCGTCACTGGCGGTGTTGGGATTGGATTTCGTGCTGACAGCACTGATGTTTGGGAATTGA
- the mlaD gene encoding outer membrane lipid asymmetry maintenance protein MlaD: protein MQTKKSEIWVGAFMLIALCAIVFLCLQVANIKSIGNEPTYRIYATFDNIGGLKARSPVKIGGVMIGRVADITLDPKTYTPRVALDIQDKYDQIPDTSSLAIRTSGLLGEQYLALNVGFEDPDMGTAILKDGGTIQDTKSAMVLEDLIGQFLYKSGGQDDAAKTGDAAAQPAAGAAPQAAAPIH from the coding sequence ATGCAAACGAAGAAGAGTGAAATCTGGGTTGGGGCATTTATGCTGATTGCGCTGTGCGCCATCGTGTTTTTGTGCCTGCAAGTGGCGAACATTAAGTCGATCGGTAACGAGCCAACATACCGCATCTACGCGACCTTCGATAACATCGGTGGTTTGAAAGCGCGTTCTCCGGTGAAAATCGGCGGTGTGATGATTGGCCGGGTGGCTGATATTACGCTCGATCCTAAAACCTATACGCCGCGCGTAGCCCTGGATATCCAGGATAAATACGACCAGATCCCGGACACCAGCTCACTGGCGATCCGTACCTCCGGCCTGTTGGGGGAGCAATATCTGGCGCTGAACGTCGGTTTTGAAGATCCGGATATGGGCACGGCCATCTTGAAAGATGGCGGCACGATTCAGGACACCAAATCAGCCATGGTTCTGGAAGATCTGATCGGCCAGTTCCTGTATAAGAGCGGCGGTCAGGATGATGCTGCCAAAACGGGAGACGCGGCTGCTCAGCCGGCTGCCGGTGCAGCTCCACAAGCCGCTGCCCCTATTCATTAA
- the zapG gene encoding Z-ring associated protein ZapG has translation MTWEYALIGLVVGIVIGAVAMRFGNRKLRQQQVLQNELDKSKTELEEYRQELVGHFARSAELLDNMARDYRQLYQHMAKSSNNLLPDLPMQENPFRYRLTEAEADNDQAPVEMPRDYSEGASGLLRGERPRRD, from the coding sequence ATGACCTGGGAGTATGCGCTGATTGGTTTGGTGGTCGGTATCGTCATTGGTGCGGTAGCGATGCGTTTTGGTAACCGTAAATTACGTCAACAACAAGTTTTGCAGAACGAGTTGGATAAGAGCAAAACCGAGCTGGAAGAGTATCGTCAGGAGTTGGTCGGTCATTTTGCCCGCAGCGCCGAGCTGCTGGACAACATGGCACGCGATTATCGCCAGCTGTATCAGCATATGGCGAAAAGCTCAAACAACCTGCTGCCGGATCTGCCGATGCAGGAAAATCCGTTCCGCTATCGCCTGACCGAAGCCGAAGCGGATAACGACCAGGCGCCGGTAGAAATGCCGCGCGACTACTCCGAAGGCGCATCAGGCCTGCTACGTGGCGAACGTCCACGCCGCGACTAA
- the mlaB gene encoding lipid asymmetry maintenance protein MlaB, whose product MSAALSFESQQQTLILRGALDRETLLPLWEQRETLLADKTAIDVAQLQRVDSSGLALLVHLREQQRQHGVELKISGAGDRLKTLIALYNLQAIMPVDTAG is encoded by the coding sequence ATGTCAGCTGCACTCAGCTTTGAATCGCAGCAACAGACCCTGATCCTGCGCGGTGCGTTGGATCGGGAAACCCTGTTGCCGCTGTGGGAACAGCGGGAAACGTTGCTGGCGGATAAAACCGCTATCGACGTTGCGCAACTGCAGCGGGTGGACTCGTCCGGGTTGGCACTGCTGGTGCATCTGCGCGAACAGCAACGCCAACATGGCGTGGAATTAAAAATTTCTGGCGCCGGCGATCGCTTGAAAACGCTGATCGCACTGTACAATCTGCAAGCAATAATGCCTGTCGATACCGCTGGTTAG
- the degS gene encoding outer membrane-stress sensor serine endopeptidase DegS: MFAKLLRSVVIGLIVAGLLLVALPVLRSSNALFADKHDNTRDETPVSYNKAVRRAAPAVVNIYNRNMNGTANVLSLGSGVIMNERGYILTNRHVIKDAQQITVVVQDGRRYEALLVGSDSLTDLAVLKIDQGNLPVIPINNARTAHVGDVVLAIGNPYNLGQTVTQGILSATGRISMSTTGRQTFLQTDASINRGNSGGALVNSLGELIGINTLTYDKITDGETPEGLGFAIPIELATKIMDKLIRDGRVIRGYFGIQGKEIIPLRSSNSGIDRLQGIIVTEITQGGPAGNAGFHINDVIINVDNKPAVSVLETMDQVAEIRPGTEIPVVVLREGKRITLKMTVGEFPEDNN, encoded by the coding sequence ATGTTTGCTAAGCTTTTGCGCTCTGTCGTTATTGGTCTAATCGTTGCTGGCCTACTGCTGGTTGCGTTGCCTGTGCTACGTTCTTCCAATGCCTTGTTCGCAGACAAACATGACAATACCCGTGATGAAACGCCCGTCAGTTACAATAAGGCGGTGCGTCGTGCCGCGCCTGCCGTAGTCAATATCTACAACCGCAACATGAACGGCACCGCCAACGTGCTGTCGCTGGGTTCTGGCGTGATCATGAATGAACGCGGCTATATCCTGACCAATCGACACGTGATCAAGGATGCGCAACAAATTACCGTGGTCGTCCAGGACGGCCGCCGCTATGAGGCGCTGTTGGTCGGCTCCGACAGCCTGACCGATCTGGCAGTGCTGAAAATAGATCAGGGCAACCTGCCGGTGATCCCAATTAATAACGCGCGCACCGCGCACGTAGGTGACGTCGTGCTGGCGATTGGCAACCCTTATAACCTCGGCCAGACCGTGACTCAGGGGATCCTCAGCGCCACCGGCCGTATCAGTATGAGCACCACCGGGCGTCAGACCTTCCTGCAGACCGATGCCTCAATTAACCGCGGCAACTCCGGCGGCGCGTTGGTCAACTCCCTGGGCGAATTAATCGGTATCAATACCCTGACCTACGATAAAATCACCGACGGTGAAACGCCGGAAGGCCTGGGTTTCGCCATTCCTATCGAGCTGGCCACCAAGATTATGGACAAACTGATCCGCGACGGCCGCGTCATTCGGGGTTATTTCGGCATTCAGGGCAAAGAGATTATTCCGTTGCGCTCGTCCAATTCCGGCATCGATCGCCTGCAGGGCATTATCGTGACTGAAATTACTCAGGGCGGGCCGGCAGGCAACGCCGGTTTCCATATTAACGATGTGATCATCAACGTGGACAACAAGCCTGCGGTATCGGTGCTGGAAACCATGGACCAGGTAGCAGAAATCCGACCGGGTACAGAAATCCCGGTGGTGGTCCTGCGCGAAGGCAAACGCATCACGCTGAAGATGACGGTGGGCGAATTCCCGGAAGATAACAATTAA